The nucleotide sequence TTGATCACTTTCTTATCTGAAAATGTGTTTTTGTCGAGCAGCTTGCAAGGACCACACCAGTGGGTGTACACATCCATAAAAATTTTCTTGGGAGCCTTCTTTTGAGCTTCCAGGGCCTCATTCATGGTCATCCACTCTATTTCCTGAGCCGAAATCGTCCCCAGAGAAAGTAGTGCAACCAGGAGTAAAATATGTTTCATTTCAATACAATTAATTCTAAAACTTATGTAACAAAAAACGTTCCACTAATAGGGAACGTTTTTTTAAACTGAGTATTGTGTTTAGCGTACGCCGTGCATTAATCGCTTCAATAACGGGTGTAATAACAAGGAAATGACGCCCAAACCAATTGGAATAAAGGTAAAGATCAGGAAAAACCCGGATAATCCGTGATCTTGTGTAATTTGTTCTATATCACCTCCCACATAGTGAGCCAGTTTATTTCCAATGGCGATGGCTAAATAGTAAACACCAAACATGAATGCGATCATTCTGGCCGGAATAAGTTTACTCAAATATGATAATCCCATTGGGGACAGGCACAATTCGCCCAATGTATGGAAGAGGTAGGCAAATACCAGCCATGCCATGCTCAATGAGGCCGTTTCAGCCCCGGAGGGTACATTTCTCGCCCCGAACGCCAAAAAGGCAAAGCCAAGACCTAACAAGGCTAATCCGAGAAAATACTTAACCGATGCCGGCGGATTGTATTTGCTGTCCCACCATTTGGTGAAAAGTGGTGCAAACATGATAATAAATAAAGAGTTTAATATAGCAAACCAAGTCACGGGTACTTCGGTTTCGGTAGACTGAAATTCTATGTACAACTTATAGATCACTATGGCCCAAATTATGAGGAAACTTGTTCCAAGAATAAGATTCGACAGACCAATACGATTAAATGTTTTCCTGAAAAGTGACAACAAAACATAAGTAATAATTACCAGGGGTACTACCGTTACAATGAGATCGACTATTTTAAAGCCCATCGCAGCATTACCCTCAAGGAATCTATCGGTAAAGTCTCTCGTATATATAGGTAGTGAACCCGCTGCTTGTTCAAAAGCAGCCCAAAAGAAGATCGTAAATAAGCAGAAGATTGCGAATGCGATCATTCTGTCCCTTTCAATTTTAATATAGCGAGGGATTCGCACAAGTAACAACAAGATAAAAGAAATTGCGGCCAACAGTGCAAAAAACAGCGAGTCGGTCATTCCACCTACCGAAAAATTAAGACTTTGGATATCGCCTATTTTACTAAGCGGGTCATTGATGATAAAAATTAAAGCTGAAATGGTAAATATTCCGATAAGTGCAATATCTACCGGCTTGAATTTATTCAACGTTACCCCTGCTTTAAGTGCGGCGGCGGCATCATCACTTCGCTTACTTTTTAAGGGCTTATCTCCAATAGTACCAAATAAGGGCTGAGCAAAATAGAATTGCAACATCCCCAGCAACATAAAAATACCTGCCAATCCGAATCCATAGCTCCATCCAACTTTTTCACCTACCCAACCACAGAGCATTATTCCTAAAAATGCACCTGCATTTACCCCCATATAGAAGATGTTGTAAGCACCATCCTTTTTTTCATTATGCCCTTCGTACATCTTGGAAATAATGGAGGTCATATTAGGCTTAAAAAATCCATTTCCAAGAATTAGGAGGGTTATCCCGATATAAAGGAAAGTAGGTGTTTCAATAGCCATAGAAGCGTGCCCTAAGGTCATCAATAAGGCTCCAATAACCACGGCTCTTCGATACCCAATTTTATTGTCGGCCAACCATCCCCCTAAAAGTGGGGTTAGATATACGAGCATCGCATAAGTTCCGAGTAAAGAAAGTGCTGCGGGTGTGGTCCATGCCCACCCAGGATTATCGCCCAAAATGGCTCCTGTAAGAAAGATCACCAAAATGGCTCTCATTCCGTAGTACGAAAATCGTTCCCACATTTCGGTGAAGAATAACACAAACAATCCGGCAGGATGTCCTAATACCTTATTTTTAAAATGATCTTCTGCTGTTGAATCCATATGAAGAAATATTTATTAAATACAGTTACAGTTGAGTTAAATTCCGGTTTAATTGATGTCCGGATCGGCAAGTTCATAGCCTTCCGTTTCTTTCATTTCTCGTTCATTATCCTCGGCTCCATGCGTAAGGTATTCCAGTTTTTTTCTGAAGATCATCACGATTCCTCCAAAGACCACACAGAACACTGCAATTCCGGTGAATATGGCAAATTCGCCCATAGATTCAGAGGCTTCTCCCAGTAATCCCGCCAGTTTATTTCCAAAACCGGTCATCGCGAAGTACACACCCATCATTAAAGAAGCATACTTCAGGGGTGCAAGTTTGGTGATGTAAGACAGCGCCACAGGCGAGATACATAGCTCTCCTACAGTATGAAACAAATAGGCTAACACTAACCAGTACATAGCAGACGATCCGGCACTTTCAAATTGTGCAGATGCCGCCGACATAAAGAAGAATCCGGTACCCATTATTATGAGTCCGAGTATCATTTTAAACAGTGAAGTCGCCACCTTGCCTTTTAATTTTCGCCTTGCCCAATATGCAGCTACAGAGGTTCCAAGGAAAATGATAAACATTGCATTTAACGACTGAAACCAGGATGCAGGTACTTCCCAGCCCAGCAACATTCTGTTGGTATTGTCCATGGCATAAATATTCATCAATCCTCCGGCCTGTTCGAAGGCCCCCCAGAATACAATAACCAATAAAAAAGAAATAAATAACACCACTACCCTGTCCTTTTCAACCTTGGTAAGCGGACGTTTCATCGCGGCTTTTTCTTCTTCATTCTCAGAAGTACCACTGTAGTTTCCAACGTATTTTAAGTGCTTCTGACCCACTAAGTATTGGATCAATCCTAGCGCCATCCCTATACCTGCAAGTCCGAAACCATAATGCCAGCCATGCACTTCTCCCACATATCCTACGATTAAACTGGATAAAAAGGCACCAATGTTAATTCCAATGTAAAAGATTGTAAATCCTTTATCTCTTCTTATATCTCCCTGCTTATACAAACCACCTACCATGGTAGAAATATTGGGCTTTAACATTCCTACACCGGCTATGATAAGACCTAAACCTGTATAGAATGCCCACATTTGTTCAACCGCCAGAATACTATGACCCGCCACCAGCAATATCCCTCCAACGAGTACAGATTTCTTTTGCCCTAAAAACTTATCGGCGATCCATCCCCCGGGTATTGACATAACGTACACCAGCATCGTATACCAGCCATAAAGCGCAAGGGCTTCTCCGTTAGACCATCCCAATCCGGCATTATCGCCTGTAGTTTCCGCAACAAGATAAAGTACGAGTATTGCCCGCATTCCATAGTAGGAGAAACGCTCCCACATTTCGGTAAAGAATAATACATAAAGTCCTACCGGATGCCCGAATAACTCCTTTTGTTTTTGTTGTGTTGTAGCTGACATATAATTGTTATTAGTTAGTTGTTATTTTAATTTTTGATCTGAATATGTTCTTCGGCAGTAGGCTCACCTAAAGATTCGTTAATAAATCGCGTCATTTTCTTGTACAAGTGCAAACGGGTATTACCACCGTAGATCCCGTGATTCTTATCGGGATAGATCATCCATTCGAAATCTTTATCGGCCTGGATCAAGGCTTCTACCAAGCGCATGGTGTTCTGTACGTGCACGTTATCGTCTGCACTCCCATGGACCAGCAGAAAATCGCCTTTAAGGTTATTCACATGTGAAATTGGAGAATTCTCATCGTAACCCGACGGATTCTCCTGCGGAGTTTGCATGTAACGCTCGGTATAGATGGTATCATAAAATCTCCAGCTGGTTACCGGGGCTACTGCTATTGCCATCGCAAAGGTATCGGGTGCCTGGAATAAGCAGTTAGACGACATAAATCCGCCGTAGCTCCAACCCCAGATCCCAATTCTGTCGGCATCAATATATTCAAGACTTCCCAGGTGTTGTGCCGCCGCCACCTGATCTTCCACTTCGTATTTACCCAATTCCTTTTGAGTCATTTTTTTAAAATCACGGCCCTTTAGCCCGGTACCTCTTCCGTCTACACAGGCAATGATATATCCTTGCTGTGCTAACATCTGATGCCAATAATCATTCGCACCGCCCCATCTGTTGGCTACCTGCTGGGATCCCGGTCCGGAATACTGATACATAAACAAAGGATATTTTTTATTAGGATCAAAATCCTTTGGCTTAATGAGATACATATTTAGCTCTGCTCCATTTACCTTGATCGTAGAAAACTCCTTAGGTGAGGTAACAAAGCTGTCCACCTTAGCCTTTAAAGCGGTATTGTTTTTAATTTCCCGGATCTTTTCTCCGGTTTTGGCCTTGTTTAAAGTAAAGACATAAGGCGTTTCGGTATCGGAAAACGTATTTATATAGTAGGTATAATCTGCGCTAAAAGAGGCGCTGTTTGTTCCTGTTTTATCTGACAGACGCACTTTGTTCTTTCCGGAACGCAACACAGAATAGACATCCCGGTTTATACTTCCGTTCTCTGTACTCTGGTAATACACTCTGCCGGTATTCTGATCGAAGCCGTAATAATTGGTTACTTCCCAGTTGCCGTTGGTCACCTGATTAATTAGCTTTCCGGTTTTATCGTAGTGATAAATATGATTCCATCCACTTTTTTCACTGGTCCAGATAAAACTGTTGTCATTTAAAAACGTAAGATTATCGGTAATATCCACATAGGCATCATCCTTTTCCTGAAGCACAAGTTTTGCGGAGTTGGTTGCAGCATCCACAAAAACAAGGTCCACCACGTTTTGATGTCTGTTGGTAAGCTGTGCACTCAATACATTAGGATCGTTAGTCCACTTAATTCGTGGAATATAGTAACTGTTATATCCATCTAAAGCCACCATTTCGGTATTCTTTGAGGCGAGATCATAAATATGCAGTGAGACTTCGGCATTGGGATCGCCAGCCTTTGGGTATTTAAATACCTGCTGAGAAGGATATAGCTCGGTGCCATATACATCCATGGAAAATCGCGGCACTTCAGATTCATCGAACTTTATAAAGGCCAGTTTATTACCTTCCTTGTTCCAGTCGAATGCACGTACAAAGGCAAATTCCTCTTCGTATACCCAATCGGTAATTCCGTTGATAATACTGTTCTTTTCTCCATCGGTGGTGATCTGCATTTCAACCCCCGTAGCAAGATCTTTTATATATAGGTTATTATCACTGCCGAAGGCAATTTTAGACCCATCAGGGCTAAACGTGGGCTCCTGTATTTGCTTTTCTGAAACCAGGGTAAGTTTTTTAGACTTAAGATCGCACACATAATAGGTCCCCAAAGAGGATCTTCTATAGATTTGTTTCAATTGAGTTGCCAGTAATAACTTAGATTCATCATCACTAAACTCATACGAAATGATATAATTGATTCCGGGAAGATCTTTGGTATTTACTAGCGTTCTAACCTTTTTACCGCTTTCATAATTAAAAACATCCACAGTGGAAGCGCTTTCTTCCCGGCTGTAATTTAAGACGGAATACTCCTTTCCGTTTTTAAGGGATCGCAGGACATCAAGTCGTTCTGCACTGAATGTGCCTCCCCAAATGTCTTCTAAAGTTATCTGTTTTTGTTGTGCTATTGTTGAAGTAGAGACTGCAAGAAACAGAAATAGCACTCGTATTGAAATTAATCTTATCAAAGTGTTAAAATTTTGGTATGCCAAGTTTACTAAAATTTAGCGAAAAACCGGTCCTTTTTTTGTTAAATACATCGATTTTGTTAGTAAATAAGCCCCTAAAAGGTACCTTAGAAATACTATCTTTGTTTTTTAATTCCCGCAATTATGGTGAAACCCGTATCCGGATTTTCTAAAAAGACCAAAGCTGAAAAAATCGAGTGGTTAAGTGAGGCATACCTTGATAACGACCCCTCTGCCACACTTGTTTTAAAGAAATACTGGAACAGCGATACTGCACTTCAAAAACTACACGATGATTTTATAGAGAATACCCTGTCAAATTATTATCTCCCGTTTGGGATCGCACCTAATTTCCTTATCAATGACCGTTTATACGCATTGCCTATGGTTTTGGAAGAAAGTTCGGTGGTGGCGGCTGCAAGCAATGCAGCTAAATTCTGGCTTAGTCGGGGCGGATTTAAGGCTGAAGTGATCGCTACACATAAGAACGGACAGGTTCATCTTAATTATAAAGGTGCTGTTAAAGACCTGACTTCCTTTTTTGCTGAAGTAAAGCCGAAACTGATAGAAAGTATTTCAGAGATACAGCGAAATATGGTAAAACGAGGTGGCGGCTTGATCGACATCACTCTGGTAAACGCGACTGAAAAGCTGGAGCACTACTTTCAGCTTCATTGTACTTTTGAAACCAAGGATGCAATGGGTGCCAATTTTATTAATACCTGTCTCGAACAGATCGCACACACTTTTAAAACGGAAGCTGCCGGGCATGATACATTTAAAGCCGAAAACACCTTTCCTGAAGTCGTTTTAAGCATTTTATCCAATTACACCCCCGAATGTCTGGTAAAGGCTGAAGTAAGCTGTAAGGTTTCAGAATTGAAACAGAAGCAGATCGACGGTAAGACTTTCGCCGAGAAATTTGTACGTGCCATTGATATCGCAAAAGCCGAACCCCGAAGAGCCGTTACCCACAACAAAGGAATAATGAACGGGGTGGATGCAGTCATTCTGGCTACCGGAAACGATTTTCGTGCCGTGGAAGCCGGAGTTCATGCCTATGCGTCAAAGGATGGACAATACACAAGCCTTACTTCGGCTACGATAGAACACGATACTTTTAAGTTCTCAATAGAAATTCCGCTAGCTCTGGGAACCGTTGGCGGACTCACCTCGCTGCACCCCTTAGTTGCTTTTGCCCTTCAGGTATTGCAAAAGCCATCGGCAAAAGAGCTTATGGAAATCTGTGCCGTGGCCGGACTGGCCCAAAATTTCGCTGCCGTTCGGTCGCTAGTTACCACGGGTATACAGGAAGGGCATATGAAAATGCATTTAATGAATATTCTCAATCAGTTGCAGACCACTTCCGAAGAAAAAGAACAAACGGTAAACCACTTTAAAACACATGCGGTCTCACACAGTGCTGTGGTTGAATTTGTAAACACTTTAAGAACCCAATAGTTTTGAAAAAGGAGTTTTACAGCCACGGAAAATTATTACTTACTGGAGAATATGTTGTATTGGACGGTGCTTTATCACTGGCCATTCCAACAACCAAGGGACAGTCCTTAGAAGTATGCGATTCTGAAAAAAATGGTGTGTATTGGAAGAGTATTGCTCATGACGGAAGTGTATGGTATGAAGATCATTTTAATTTTGATCTTTTATTTTCTGATAGCCTTACGATTGACTCTGGGACTCATCAGGTACGAAAAACGCTACTTAAAATTTTGAGAAAGGCAAAAGAATTAAATCCCGAATTTCTGAAAAATATCGAAGGGATTGCTGTGACTACCCAACTTGAATTCCCGGCAAACTGGGGATTGGGAAGTTCGTCAACGCTCATTAACAATATTGCCCAATGGGCAGGTATCGACGCTTTTCAATTGCTTCAAAAGAGCTTTGGAGGCAGCGGCTACGATATTGCTTCGGCCAATCATGATTCGCCTATACTGTATCAATTTAATTCGGAAAAACCTTCAGTAACACCTGTGCGGATCCCATGGGACTTTACCGATAAACTGTTCTTCGTATTTCTGAATAAAAAACAGAACAGTAAGGAAGGAATAGCCCGTTATCGAACTTCAGAAAAAAACACTTCAGAACTTATATCGAAAATAAGCGACATCACCGTGGCACTCATACATTGTGAAACATTGAAAGACTTCGACTCCCTACTTGATGCACACGAACAGCTAATTTCGAATGCCGTTGACCTTCCTACGGTTAAAGATTCAATATTTCCCGATTACCAAGGCGGTTTGAAGAGTCTTGGAGCCTGGGGAGGAGATTTTATCCTGGCAACCGGCGGTGAATCCAACAGAGATTACTTTAAAAGAAAAGGCTTTCTTACCGTTGTCCCTTTTTCTGAAATGATCGTATAAAAAAATCCTCCATTACAAAAGCAATGGAGGATTTTAGACGTTTCTATATTATTCTCTTAATAGAACAGAGAACGATTATCTTCAATTTCGGCAGCATTCTTTAATGCATTATATACGGCGTTGTTAATTCCCGGTGCAATCTGGGCATTAACCTGAGTGGCCCATGAAGCGTAATTGTCAAGATCGGGGGCCTTATTTACAGCCAGTACTTTAACCTTAAATACGCCTGTTTTCCCATCGATAAATCCTGTGCTCTCGCCTGCTGCCTTCCCGAATGCCGCACCTACGACCTTAGGCTCATTTCCTGCTCCAGGAATGGTTGGGTTAGCCATATTCACTGCATCGGCCGTTTGAACGGTCACCCCTGTACTGGCAGCAATTTCCTGCAAGGTTGTACCGGTAGCCATCGCTCGAATCTTCTCAGCTTTCTTTTTATTTCTTAAAATAGGTGTAACCACGGGTGACGCTTCTGCCAGGCTCATAAGTCCCTTAGGATTCTTACGTGTCAACTGAGCGATCACATATCCGTTAGACACGTTAAAACGCTTAATATCACCAACTTCAGTCTCCTCATTGAACGCCCAATTCACGATAGTTCGGTTCGGACCTATTCCAGGAATATCGGAATCCATTTCGCCTATTCTGTTTACAGGCTTTAAAGACATTCCCTGTTCCTGAGCTGCAGTTGTAAAATCTCCTTTTTGAGCGGCGATCTCTACGGTAGTTGCTTTAGAAAAGACCTCATTCAGCGTTTTTTCTGAAGCTTCGATCTCTTTGGTTACTGTCGCTACTTTTACAACCTTTTGCATATTCTTTTGTCCCAGCACTTCAATAACGTGGTATCCAAAACGGGTTTTAACCACACCTTTATCACCGATGTTCTTTTCAAAGGCAAAATCACGGAATTCAGGAACCATCGCGTTAAAGGCGAAGTAATCATATACCCCGTCA is from Constantimarinum furrinae and encodes:
- a CDS encoding peptide MFS transporter produces the protein MSATTQQKQKELFGHPVGLYVLFFTEMWERFSYYGMRAILVLYLVAETTGDNAGLGWSNGEALALYGWYTMLVYVMSIPGGWIADKFLGQKKSVLVGGILLVAGHSILAVEQMWAFYTGLGLIIAGVGMLKPNISTMVGGLYKQGDIRRDKGFTIFYIGINIGAFLSSLIVGYVGEVHGWHYGFGLAGIGMALGLIQYLVGQKHLKYVGNYSGTSENEEEKAAMKRPLTKVEKDRVVVLFISFLLVIVFWGAFEQAGGLMNIYAMDNTNRMLLGWEVPASWFQSLNAMFIIFLGTSVAAYWARRKLKGKVATSLFKMILGLIIMGTGFFFMSAASAQFESAGSSAMYWLVLAYLFHTVGELCISPVALSYITKLAPLKYASLMMGVYFAMTGFGNKLAGLLGEASESMGEFAIFTGIAVFCVVFGGIVMIFRKKLEYLTHGAEDNEREMKETEGYELADPDIN
- a CDS encoding S9 family peptidase, with product MIRLISIRVLFLFLAVSTSTIAQQKQITLEDIWGGTFSAERLDVLRSLKNGKEYSVLNYSREESASTVDVFNYESGKKVRTLVNTKDLPGINYIISYEFSDDESKLLLATQLKQIYRRSSLGTYYVCDLKSKKLTLVSEKQIQEPTFSPDGSKIAFGSDNNLYIKDLATGVEMQITTDGEKNSIINGITDWVYEEEFAFVRAFDWNKEGNKLAFIKFDESEVPRFSMDVYGTELYPSQQVFKYPKAGDPNAEVSLHIYDLASKNTEMVALDGYNSYYIPRIKWTNDPNVLSAQLTNRHQNVVDLVFVDAATNSAKLVLQEKDDAYVDITDNLTFLNDNSFIWTSEKSGWNHIYHYDKTGKLINQVTNGNWEVTNYYGFDQNTGRVYYQSTENGSINRDVYSVLRSGKNKVRLSDKTGTNSASFSADYTYYINTFSDTETPYVFTLNKAKTGEKIREIKNNTALKAKVDSFVTSPKEFSTIKVNGAELNMYLIKPKDFDPNKKYPLFMYQYSGPGSQQVANRWGGANDYWHQMLAQQGYIIACVDGRGTGLKGRDFKKMTQKELGKYEVEDQVAAAQHLGSLEYIDADRIGIWGWSYGGFMSSNCLFQAPDTFAMAIAVAPVTSWRFYDTIYTERYMQTPQENPSGYDENSPISHVNNLKGDFLLVHGSADDNVHVQNTMRLVEALIQADKDFEWMIYPDKNHGIYGGNTRLHLYKKMTRFINESLGEPTAEEHIQIKN
- a CDS encoding peptide MFS transporter, producing MDSTAEDHFKNKVLGHPAGLFVLFFTEMWERFSYYGMRAILVIFLTGAILGDNPGWAWTTPAALSLLGTYAMLVYLTPLLGGWLADNKIGYRRAVVIGALLMTLGHASMAIETPTFLYIGITLLILGNGFFKPNMTSIISKMYEGHNEKKDGAYNIFYMGVNAGAFLGIMLCGWVGEKVGWSYGFGLAGIFMLLGMLQFYFAQPLFGTIGDKPLKSKRSDDAAAALKAGVTLNKFKPVDIALIGIFTISALIFIINDPLSKIGDIQSLNFSVGGMTDSLFFALLAAISFILLLLVRIPRYIKIERDRMIAFAIFCLFTIFFWAAFEQAAGSLPIYTRDFTDRFLEGNAAMGFKIVDLIVTVVPLVIITYVLLSLFRKTFNRIGLSNLILGTSFLIIWAIVIYKLYIEFQSTETEVPVTWFAILNSLFIIMFAPLFTKWWDSKYNPPASVKYFLGLALLGLGFAFLAFGARNVPSGAETASLSMAWLVFAYLFHTLGELCLSPMGLSYLSKLIPARMIAFMFGVYYLAIAIGNKLAHYVGGDIEQITQDHGLSGFFLIFTFIPIGLGVISLLLHPLLKRLMHGVR
- a CDS encoding hydroxymethylglutaryl-CoA reductase, degradative, whose protein sequence is MVKPVSGFSKKTKAEKIEWLSEAYLDNDPSATLVLKKYWNSDTALQKLHDDFIENTLSNYYLPFGIAPNFLINDRLYALPMVLEESSVVAAASNAAKFWLSRGGFKAEVIATHKNGQVHLNYKGAVKDLTSFFAEVKPKLIESISEIQRNMVKRGGGLIDITLVNATEKLEHYFQLHCTFETKDAMGANFINTCLEQIAHTFKTEAAGHDTFKAENTFPEVVLSILSNYTPECLVKAEVSCKVSELKQKQIDGKTFAEKFVRAIDIAKAEPRRAVTHNKGIMNGVDAVILATGNDFRAVEAGVHAYASKDGQYTSLTSATIEHDTFKFSIEIPLALGTVGGLTSLHPLVAFALQVLQKPSAKELMEICAVAGLAQNFAAVRSLVTTGIQEGHMKMHLMNILNQLQTTSEEKEQTVNHFKTHAVSHSAVVEFVNTLRTQ
- a CDS encoding GYDIA family GHMP kinase, with the protein product MKKEFYSHGKLLLTGEYVVLDGALSLAIPTTKGQSLEVCDSEKNGVYWKSIAHDGSVWYEDHFNFDLLFSDSLTIDSGTHQVRKTLLKILRKAKELNPEFLKNIEGIAVTTQLEFPANWGLGSSSTLINNIAQWAGIDAFQLLQKSFGGSGYDIASANHDSPILYQFNSEKPSVTPVRIPWDFTDKLFFVFLNKKQNSKEGIARYRTSEKNTSELISKISDITVALIHCETLKDFDSLLDAHEQLISNAVDLPTVKDSIFPDYQGGLKSLGAWGGDFILATGGESNRDYFKRKGFLTVVPFSEMIV